In the genome of Mytilus edulis chromosome 3, xbMytEdul2.2, whole genome shotgun sequence, one region contains:
- the LOC139514891 gene encoding cerebellin-3-like, with translation MFGVWLTGIFFVTITISASYGDDVIESLQFDVVFLKTQMKELTTKLDKSNILIDNLTKRLEVSEKRNDELNTQLSSTGNCTHSQDRKRLLLSGSTSTGVAFSVRLTKQLTGLSPHQPVVFDMVVTDTLQAYNNNDGIFAAPITGMYVFFWTTAVKQYERTQLLVNGVPYGYASADAANDGDTDYGSASQIVVLKVNKNQHIWISTLSGSGALDGYNDNTFSGWLLYPLE, from the exons ATGTTCGGAGTTTGGTTAACAGGGATATTTTTTGTTACTATAACAATCAGTGCTTCGTATGGTGATGACGTGATTGAAAGCCTTCAGTTCGATGTGGTGTTTTTAAAAACCCAAATGAAAGAGCTGACGACGAAGCTGGATAAATCAAACATACTCATAGATAACTTGACTAAGCGACTAGAAGTTTCCGAAAAGAGGAATGATGAACTTAACACACAACTTTCTAGTACTGGAAACTGCACCCATAGTCAAG ATAGGAAAAGATTGCTGTTATCAGGCAGTACGTCGACAGGAGTTGCATTTTCTGTAAGATTGACGAAACAATTGACAGGACTTAGTCCACACCAACCAGTGGTTTTTGATATG GTTGTGACAGACACTTTACAAGCATACAACAACAATGATGGAATTTTTGCTGCACCTATTACTGGTATGTACGTGTTTTTTTGGACAACCGCAGTAAAACAATATGAGAGAACTCAATTGTTAGTAAACGGTGTACCTTATGGCTATGCTTCAGCCGATGCTGCAAATGATGGTGATACAGATTATGGAAGTGCTTCACAGATTGTTGTTCTTAAG GTGAATAAGAATCAACATATTTGGATAAGTACATTGAGTGGCAGTGGAGCACTTGATGGTTATAATGATAATACATTTTCTGGATGGCTTCTATACCCATTGGAATAA
- the LOC139516881 gene encoding tyramine receptor Ser-2-like, translating into MKFRNDKLMMIIGNLENIYQLMDTINRTTNNSSNQTTNGDNPFSDSVIIWLYNESLYKNINLPCVIFLIVLAVFGIFGNSLVLYIYGFRFKRTNAHFFVLCLAVFDTMCCIAMLMEVFDKRFPMYTGRYRVLCKITRLTEMFSTVSSSLFLLCIALDRYYKICKPFKRFSYKKARMCLLICIGISLVLSWPMLLFHGPETVQTGVQNVVGLDCGDDDQYKSSILPSVYFGLMGVLNVIVIILLSFMYVRIFKAIWVWKNQHIGEDIPSSPVHVVSMNYRLSKVISKFKYSKKKRYNSETSETFSAENDENTDVSHHEQPNNKADTSNTENSVTAQNGKSNNGFIHERSSRPSHLSYKKHNNGRQSSTIEENEHRNYKDRRHSTFSTGSGYGSRKGFKSSRTVTTNTVLFSTVTIVYIFSYLPTIIVETLNANHVYVEENLPNSTRSLLVLMNVTYFINNVANQYVYSAINPAFRQQVKQIFTGP; encoded by the coding sequence atgaaattcaGAAATGATAAATTGATGATGATAATCGGAAATCTTGAGAATATTTATCAATTGATGGATACGATAAATCGGACAACAAATAACTCCAGTAATCAGACCACAAATGGTGACAATCCATTTTCTGACAGCGTAATTATATGGCTGTACAATGAAAGTTTATATAAGAATATCAACCTGCCGTGTGTTATCTTTTTAATAGTTTTAGCTGTATTCGGAATATTTGGAAATTCGCTAGTTTTATACATCTATGGATTCCGGTTCAAGCGGACAAACGCCCATTTCTTTGTTCTATGTTTGGCTGTGTTTGATACAATGTGTTGTATTGCAATGTTAATGGAAGTATTTGACAAACGGTTTCCGATGTACACAGGACGTTATAGAGTATTGTGTAAGATAACCAGACTAACAGAGATGTTTTCGACCGTTTCATCTAGTTTATTTTTGTTGTGTATTGCTTTGGATCGTTATTATAAAATATGCAAACCATTTAAGAGGTTTTCATACAAGAAAGCTAGAATGTGTTTGCTTATTTGTATTGGTATAAGTTTGGTGCTTTCTTGGCCGATGTTGCTCTTTCACGGACCCGAGACAGTACAAACCGGGGTCCAAAATGTAGTTGGGTTAGATTGCGGCGATGATGACCAGTATAAAAGTTCAATTTTACCATCGGTTTACTTTGGATTAATGGGAGTGTTGaatgttattgttattattttactGTCTTTCATGTATGTACGTATATTTAAAGCAATTTGGGTATGGAAGAATCAACATATAGGCGAGGACATACCCTCGTCACCGGTACATGTTGTATCAATGAATTATAGACTTAGTAAAGTGATATCTaaatttaaatattctaaaaagaAACGGTATAACAGTGAAACCTCTGAAACTTTTTCTGCAGAAAATGACGAGAATACTGACGTTTCTCACCACGAACAACCAAACAACAAAGCTGACACTTCTAATACCGAAAATTCTGTCACAGCACAAAATGGAAAATCAAATAATGGATTTATTCATGAAAGAAGTAGTCGACCTAGccatttaagttacaaaaaacacaacaacGGACGACAATCGTCGACAATAGAAGAAAACGAGCATAGAAATTACAAAGATAGAAGACATTCAACATTTAGTACAGGGAGCGGTTATGGTTCAAGGAAGGGCTTTAAAAGTTCGAGGACCGTGACGACAAACACAGTACTATTCAGCACTGTGACGATTGTTTATATATTCTCTTATCTTCCTACCATAATTGTTGAAACCTTGAACGCTAATCATGTTTATGTCGAAGAGAATTTGCCAAATTCAACTCGCAGCTTATTAGTTCTTATGAATGTGACTTATTTCATTAACAATGTAGCCAACCAGTATGTTTATAGTGCCATAAATCCTGCATTCCGACAGCAAGTTAAGCAAATATTCACTGGACCATAA